The proteins below come from a single Chryseobacterium sp. MA9 genomic window:
- a CDS encoding FKBP-type peptidyl-prolyl cis-trans isomerase produces MGVADLLFKRKKELAEKNLKDGKEYMEEYGKRESVVQLPSGLQYEIITEGDGQKPGPKSTVKCHYHGTTISGKVFDSSVKRGTPASFPLNRVISGWTEALQLMPVGSKWRLIIPPHLAYGDQEISKEIGPNSTLVFEVELLDIK; encoded by the coding sequence ATGGGAGTAGCAGATTTGTTATTTAAACGTAAAAAAGAATTGGCAGAAAAGAACCTGAAAGATGGTAAAGAATATATGGAAGAGTATGGTAAGAGAGAAAGCGTTGTGCAATTACCAAGCGGCTTACAATATGAGATCATTACAGAAGGAGATGGCCAGAAACCAGGACCTAAGTCTACTGTAAAATGCCACTATCACGGAACCACTATTTCCGGTAAAGTATTCGATAGCTCTGTAAAAAGAGGTACACCTGCATCTTTCCCTTTAAACAGAGTGATTTCAGGTTGGACAGAAGCACTTCAGCTGATGCCGGTTGGAAGCAAATGGAGATTGATCATTCCACCGCATTTAGCCTATGGAGATCAGGAGATCAGCAAAGAGATCGGACCAAACAGTACGCTTGTCTTCGAAGTTGAATTGTTGGATATTAAATAA
- a CDS encoding Rrf2 family transcriptional regulator: MNNTRFATAIHIMTLLAKSPQEWLTSEWIAGSINVNPVIIRKEISVLREAGLINSRQGKEGGSQLGKNAELITISEIYKAVKNTEVLGKKNQNPNPACSVGKEINVHLNTLFEETDHLVVKFLGDKSLQKFADQFE, from the coding sequence ATGAACAATACAAGATTTGCTACGGCAATACATATTATGACATTATTGGCGAAGAGCCCTCAGGAGTGGCTTACTTCCGAGTGGATAGCCGGTAGTATCAATGTAAATCCGGTGATTATCCGAAAGGAGATCAGCGTATTGAGAGAAGCAGGTCTGATTAACAGCAGACAAGGAAAAGAAGGAGGAAGTCAGCTTGGCAAAAATGCAGAATTGATCACCATTTCGGAGATCTATAAAGCAGTAAAGAATACAGAAGTATTAGGTAAGAAAAATCAGAATCCTAATCCGGCATGCAGTGTTGGTAAGGAAATTAACGTTCATTTAAATACATTATTTGAAGAAACGGATCATTTGGTGGTAAAGTTTTTAGGAGACAAGTCATTACAGAAATTCGCTGACCAGTTCGAATAA
- a CDS encoding NAD(P)-dependent oxidoreductase, translating into MKKVAVIGATGFVGAHVVAELADRGYAVEALVRDASKVKSQANVTAKSVDVNNVDELTEALKGNDAVISTFNAGWTNPNLYNDFLNGSENIQKAVEQSGVKRLIVVGGAGSLYTPDNVQIVDTPDFPDAYKPGATAARDYLNKIKENKTLDWTFFSPAVEMNQANVGERTGKYRTSLETPVFDENGRSRLSVEDVAVVLVDELEQNNHIRERFTAAY; encoded by the coding sequence ATGAAAAAAGTAGCAGTAATTGGTGCAACAGGATTTGTAGGGGCACACGTAGTAGCAGAATTAGCAGACAGAGGATATGCTGTAGAAGCATTGGTAAGAGATGCATCTAAGGTAAAATCACAGGCAAATGTAACGGCAAAAAGCGTTGATGTAAACAATGTAGATGAATTGACTGAAGCATTAAAAGGAAATGATGCCGTAATCAGCACCTTCAATGCAGGATGGACAAATCCTAATCTTTACAATGATTTTTTGAATGGTTCTGAGAATATTCAAAAAGCAGTAGAACAGTCTGGGGTAAAAAGACTTATCGTAGTAGGTGGAGCAGGAAGCCTTTACACTCCGGATAATGTACAGATCGTAGACACTCCTGATTTCCCGGATGCTTACAAACCAGGTGCTACAGCAGCAAGAGATTATCTGAACAAAATCAAAGAAAACAAAACTCTGGATTGGACATTCTTCAGCCCTGCAGTAGAAATGAACCAGGCAAATGTAGGAGAAAGAACAGGAAAATACAGAACTTCATTAGAAACCCCGGTATTTGATGAAAACGGAAGAAGCCGTCTGTCTGTAGAAGATGTAGCCGTAGTTTTGGTAGATGAACTGGAGCAGAACAACCATATCAGAGAACGTTTTACAGCAGCTTATTAA
- a CDS encoding MBL fold metallo-hydrolase: MIQKKLLSLLTLLGFISIFAGNLKVKVYNPGTKAIFPITSTIIYGDKDAMLVDAQFQKQYAEQLVKEIKATGKNLKTVFISHSDPDFYFGLDVIRKAFPNAKIISTAQTAYLISASKDDKLAVWKPQLKADAPSEVIVPEAAVSIPDLEGNKIEIRQNPEDSAHSFLWIPSIKTIAGGISVSVGSHLWMADTQNVKAIDQWIGQIDAMKTLKPEQVIASHFAELSTSPQSLNFVKSYLENYKQAVTENKTSPAIVDFMVKKYPNLPGKEELEMGVKVFLKEMDWDLKSPYPAIGHKIEVDFGTVKFLLDFKDNKTMTFTGTAGSSKNSTDTVEYTAVEVAKNVFMVYWHEPHLGFNVTHIQDYNKNIVYSNIASPDGTFTHPKGTLKILK; the protein is encoded by the coding sequence ATGATACAAAAGAAATTATTGTCTTTATTGACGCTGTTGGGATTTATCAGCATATTTGCCGGAAATCTCAAAGTGAAAGTGTACAATCCGGGAACCAAAGCTATTTTCCCGATCACATCCACCATTATTTATGGAGATAAAGATGCAATGCTTGTTGATGCCCAATTTCAGAAACAATATGCAGAGCAGCTTGTTAAAGAAATAAAAGCAACAGGAAAAAACCTGAAAACAGTTTTTATTTCTCACAGTGATCCTGATTTTTATTTTGGACTGGATGTGATAAGAAAAGCTTTTCCTAATGCAAAGATCATTTCAACAGCACAGACAGCCTATCTGATATCCGCTTCAAAAGATGATAAACTTGCAGTATGGAAACCACAGTTGAAAGCAGATGCACCATCGGAAGTTATAGTTCCGGAAGCCGCTGTTTCAATTCCTGATCTTGAAGGAAACAAAATTGAAATCAGACAAAATCCAGAAGATTCGGCACACAGTTTTCTTTGGATTCCTTCTATTAAAACCATTGCTGGCGGGATTTCAGTTTCTGTAGGCTCACACCTTTGGATGGCTGATACTCAGAATGTAAAAGCGATTGACCAGTGGATTGGGCAGATTGATGCGATGAAAACTTTGAAACCGGAGCAGGTGATTGCTTCCCATTTCGCAGAACTTTCTACATCACCACAGTCTCTTAATTTTGTGAAAAGCTATTTGGAAAACTATAAACAAGCAGTTACAGAAAATAAAACTTCACCTGCCATTGTAGATTTTATGGTTAAAAAATACCCTAACCTGCCTGGAAAAGAAGAACTGGAAATGGGTGTGAAGGTTTTTCTTAAAGAAATGGATTGGGATCTGAAATCTCCATACCCGGCCATCGGTCATAAGATTGAAGTTGATTTCGGAACCGTAAAATTCCTTCTTGATTTTAAAGATAACAAAACAATGACTTTCACCGGAACAGCAGGAAGTTCAAAAAACAGCACAGATACTGTAGAATATACTGCTGTAGAAGTAGCGAAGAATGTCTTTATGGTGTATTGGCATGAACCACATCTTGGCTTCAACGTAACCCATATTCAGGATTATAATAAAAATATAGTGTACTCAAATATTGCAAGTCCTGACGGTACATTTACCCATCCGAAAGGAACTCTTAAGATTTTGAAGTAA
- a CDS encoding M23 family metallopeptidase yields the protein MKKFLSSKKNVNILLGGLLLVVFAQGVFIAKLFSERDDKTYEVNLVKINTEKDSVDYLKMKTDLTLVDQTVAQLNSFLKSKDITNEKLMMLNQDSISNSIYLSKQANRYSQYLMDLQKKLMQVPLGMPTDGYISSNFGVRKNPIPFKTVFASVKTSTAAEAKPVVAATPKPEVKAEPVEKIIELTDSYGNKREVKVMVTPKAAPVAATSAPSTIKTVAGTTTTKTATAEKNNPPAEADQMQFHKGLDIAVAYGSDVRAAAAGTIIFSGQKGGYGNCVIVSHGNGLATLYGHLSQLVSKVNDKVKVGQVIAKSGNSGRSTGPHLHYEVHKNNTPINPKLFMNL from the coding sequence ATGAAAAAATTTCTAAGCAGCAAGAAGAACGTAAACATTCTCCTGGGAGGACTTTTGCTAGTAGTTTTTGCACAGGGTGTCTTCATTGCGAAGCTCTTTTCTGAAAGAGACGACAAAACCTACGAAGTCAATCTTGTAAAAATAAACACTGAAAAAGACAGTGTAGATTATCTAAAAATGAAAACTGATCTTACGCTCGTAGATCAGACAGTTGCTCAGCTCAACTCCTTCCTGAAGTCCAAAGACATTACCAACGAAAAGCTGATGATGCTCAACCAGGACAGTATTTCAAATTCTATTTATCTTTCCAAACAGGCAAACCGATACAGCCAGTATCTGATGGACCTTCAGAAAAAACTGATGCAGGTTCCACTAGGTATGCCTACAGACGGATATATCTCCTCTAATTTCGGAGTGAGAAAAAATCCTATCCCATTCAAAACTGTTTTTGCATCGGTAAAAACCAGTACTGCAGCAGAAGCGAAACCGGTAGTTGCTGCAACTCCAAAACCTGAAGTAAAAGCTGAACCTGTTGAGAAAATTATAGAGCTTACTGACAGCTATGGAAATAAAAGAGAAGTAAAGGTGATGGTTACACCAAAAGCTGCTCCTGTGGCTGCAACCTCTGCTCCTTCCACTATAAAAACTGTTGCCGGAACGACAACAACCAAAACGGCCACTGCTGAAAAAAACAATCCGCCTGCTGAAGCTGACCAGATGCAATTCCACAAAGGACTGGACATTGCCGTTGCCTATGGTTCTGATGTAAGAGCTGCTGCTGCCGGAACAATCATTTTTTCCGGACAGAAAGGAGGCTATGGAAACTGCGTAATTGTTTCTCACGGAAACGGGCTGGCTACACTCTACGGGCACTTATCACAGCTTGTATCTAAAGTAAATGATAAAGTAAAAGTAGGTCAGGTGATTGCTAAATCCGGAAATTCAGGACGTTCTACAGGTCCTCATCTTCATTATGAAGTACACAAAAACAATACTCCGATTAATCCGAAATTGTTTATGAATCTATAA
- a CDS encoding NAD(P)H-dependent glycerol-3-phosphate dehydrogenase produces MAKKKIISESSNPKKNKKDISVGVVGSGSFATAIVKMLVENCKVVHWCVRNEFVKGAIELRGHNPTYLTAAHFNLKSLKLTTDINELVSACDVIVLATPSIYLSDTLDKMTCDYSDKIFISAIKGIIPKVNDVVAHYLRYEFKIGFRNQAVIAGPCHAEEVAMERLSYLTIAAVEDETAEKLEGIFSSDFIKVHTSKDILGNEYSAILKNIFAIGAGIASGLGYGDNFTAVFVSNAIREMEAFLEAIYEAPRDVNESAYLGDLLVTAYSLFSRNRNLGNLIGKGYTVRSAIQSMNMVAEGYYAADSIYKTAKQKNLKLPIIDTIYAILYEGKNAEKQFKKLTAKLN; encoded by the coding sequence ATGGCTAAAAAGAAAATTATTTCAGAATCTTCGAATCCAAAAAAGAATAAAAAGGATATTTCTGTAGGAGTTGTAGGGAGCGGAAGTTTTGCAACCGCTATCGTAAAAATGCTTGTTGAAAACTGTAAAGTTGTACACTGGTGCGTAAGAAATGAATTTGTAAAAGGAGCCATCGAGCTTCGTGGACACAACCCGACTTACCTTACAGCTGCTCACTTTAATCTGAAAAGCTTAAAATTAACAACAGATATCAACGAACTGGTTTCTGCCTGTGACGTTATTGTTCTGGCAACCCCGTCTATTTACCTGTCTGATACACTGGATAAAATGACCTGTGATTATTCAGATAAGATTTTTATCTCTGCAATTAAAGGGATTATTCCTAAAGTAAATGATGTAGTAGCCCATTATCTGCGTTATGAATTTAAAATCGGGTTCAGAAATCAGGCGGTTATTGCAGGACCTTGTCATGCGGAAGAAGTAGCAATGGAAAGACTTTCTTACCTTACCATTGCGGCAGTAGAAGATGAAACGGCTGAAAAACTTGAAGGAATTTTCAGTTCAGACTTTATTAAGGTGCATACAAGTAAAGATATTTTAGGAAATGAATACAGTGCCATTCTTAAAAATATTTTTGCGATAGGAGCGGGAATAGCAAGTGGTTTAGGGTATGGAGATAACTTTACCGCTGTTTTTGTTTCCAATGCAATCCGTGAAATGGAAGCTTTCCTGGAGGCAATCTATGAAGCCCCGAGAGATGTGAATGAAAGTGCTTATCTAGGCGACCTTCTGGTGACTGCTTATTCACTTTTCTCAAGAAACAGAAACCTTGGAAATCTTATTGGAAAAGGATATACTGTGAGATCTGCAATTCAATCTATGAATATGGTAGCGGAAGGATACTATGCAGCAGATTCTATTTATAAAACTGCGAAACAGAAAAATCTTAAACTGCCAATTATAGATACCATATACGCCATTCTTTATGAAGGTAAAAATGCTGAAAAACAGTTTAAAAAACTGACGGCAAAATTGAATTAA
- the mqo gene encoding malate dehydrogenase (quinone) has protein sequence MSQSLTSRTPKPKYDVVLIGGGIMSATLATLLHEFDPNLEIAIFERLGRFAKESTAAWNNAGTGHSAFCELNYTPEKPDGSIDITKAESIAEQFEISKQFWAYLLTKGYIHEPKEFINSCPHMSLVFGEKDAEYLKKRHDKMAESVLFSGMEFSTDHEKLREWIPLVMSKRNQSEVMAATKMDMGTDVNFGTLTRKMGRHLLEDSNVEVFLYHEVKDIDAREDGKWEMKVKDRINSQKQEVVADFVFIGAGGYALPLLDSSDIKESEGYGGFPVSGQWLVSHNQELVEKHQAKVYTQATVDAPPMSVPHLDLRIIDGKKALLFGPFAGFSTKFLREGSYLDLPESVNTKNLKSLFGAWWHNIPLTKYLIQQVAMTKSQRMQHLREFVKDAKEDDWELKVAGQRVQVIKKDEKEGGKLEFGTEVVVNKSGTIASLLGASPGASTAVYAMLNVLEKCFPEKLHGEWKGKLLEMVPSYGQKLAENPELTNEVRNYTKEKLELEY, from the coding sequence ATGTCACAATCGCTTACAAGCAGAACACCGAAACCTAAATATGACGTTGTACTGATAGGCGGCGGAATCATGAGCGCCACTTTAGCAACGCTGCTTCATGAATTTGATCCAAATCTTGAAATCGCAATCTTCGAAAGACTCGGAAGATTTGCCAAAGAAAGTACAGCAGCGTGGAACAACGCCGGAACAGGGCACTCTGCTTTTTGTGAGCTAAATTATACTCCGGAAAAACCAGACGGGTCTATTGATATCACCAAGGCAGAAAGTATTGCAGAACAGTTTGAAATTTCAAAACAATTCTGGGCCTATCTGCTCACCAAGGGCTATATTCATGAGCCAAAAGAATTTATTAATTCCTGCCCGCATATGAGTTTGGTATTCGGGGAAAAAGATGCTGAATATCTTAAAAAGCGCCATGATAAAATGGCAGAATCTGTTCTATTCTCAGGAATGGAATTTTCTACAGATCATGAGAAACTGAGAGAATGGATTCCTTTGGTTATGAGCAAAAGAAATCAGTCTGAAGTAATGGCAGCAACGAAGATGGACATGGGGACGGATGTGAACTTCGGAACACTGACAAGAAAAATGGGAAGACATCTTCTGGAAGATTCCAATGTAGAGGTTTTCTTATATCACGAAGTGAAAGATATTGATGCAAGAGAAGACGGGAAATGGGAAATGAAGGTTAAAGACAGGATCAACAGCCAAAAACAGGAAGTGGTGGCAGACTTTGTTTTCATTGGAGCCGGAGGATACGCACTTCCGTTATTAGATAGTTCGGATATTAAAGAAAGTGAAGGCTATGGAGGTTTCCCGGTTTCCGGACAGTGGCTGGTAAGCCATAACCAGGAATTGGTAGAAAAACATCAGGCTAAAGTATATACGCAGGCTACGGTAGATGCACCTCCAATGTCTGTTCCTCACCTTGATCTTAGAATTATTGATGGTAAAAAAGCTCTTCTATTCGGACCTTTTGCAGGATTCTCCACCAAATTTCTGAGAGAAGGAAGTTATCTTGATCTTCCCGAAAGTGTAAACACCAAAAACCTGAAATCACTTTTTGGAGCATGGTGGCATAATATTCCTCTGACGAAATACCTTATCCAGCAAGTTGCAATGACGAAATCTCAGAGAATGCAGCATTTAAGAGAATTTGTAAAAGATGCCAAAGAAGACGACTGGGAACTGAAAGTAGCAGGCCAGAGGGTTCAGGTCATCAAGAAAGATGAAAAAGAAGGGGGAAAACTGGAGTTCGGAACTGAAGTGGTAGTGAATAAGAGCGGCACTATTGCTTCTCTGCTGGGAGCTTCACCAGGTGCGTCTACAGCAGTATATGCTATGTTGAACGTGCTGGAAAAATGCTTCCCGGAAAAACTTCATGGCGAATGGAAAGGGAAACTGCTGGAAATGGTTCCTTCCTATGGACAAAAACTGGCTGAAAATCCTGAACTGACCAATGAGGTGAGAAATTATACAAAAGAAAAATTAGAATTAGAATATTAA
- a CDS encoding AadS family aminoglycoside 6-adenylyltransferase gives MKIREEKLEQIIHWAENNPDIRAVLLTSSLVNPYAPVDDLSDLDVELVFENRASYEHRNEWIRLFGDPISMIEEDDSVFEGKHAMKMVLYRDHVKVDFKLYQVSEFIEEINEETLPEDWDVGYQVLIDKDHLTKNLKPATYQSIMIHQPTEKEFQQLFNDFWWDITYVAKCLKRGDIFYAKFMSENVLRTDYLVPLIEWYIGANHDWNNITANKHGRLFKKYLPSDLWNKVEDTFSGNNIEENWKALFAFADLVHELGTSLVEKLHFIYPVKLEDDIRNYLTEIQSMP, from the coding sequence ATGAAAATAAGGGAAGAAAAACTGGAACAGATTATTCATTGGGCTGAAAACAATCCTGACATCCGTGCTGTTCTTCTGACCAGTTCATTGGTAAACCCGTATGCTCCTGTAGATGATTTAAGCGACCTTGATGTAGAACTTGTTTTTGAAAACAGGGCATCTTATGAACACAGAAATGAATGGATCAGGCTTTTTGGTGATCCTATTTCTATGATTGAAGAAGATGACAGTGTTTTTGAGGGAAAACATGCCATGAAAATGGTTCTGTATAGAGATCATGTGAAAGTTGACTTTAAGCTGTATCAGGTATCAGAATTTATTGAAGAAATCAATGAAGAAACTCTTCCTGAAGATTGGGATGTAGGATATCAGGTTTTAATAGATAAAGATCATCTTACAAAAAATCTGAAACCGGCTACGTACCAGTCTATCATGATACATCAGCCCACAGAAAAAGAATTTCAGCAGCTGTTCAATGATTTCTGGTGGGATATTACCTATGTGGCAAAATGCCTTAAACGCGGTGATATTTTTTATGCCAAATTTATGTCTGAAAATGTACTGCGTACAGATTACCTTGTTCCTTTGATAGAATGGTATATTGGTGCAAATCATGATTGGAATAATATAACAGCCAATAAACACGGAAGGCTCTTCAAAAAATATCTTCCCTCAGACCTATGGAATAAAGTGGAAGACACTTTCTCTGGAAATAATATTGAAGAAAACTGGAAAGCCCTATTCGCCTTTGCTGATCTGGTACATGAACTGGGAACTTCTTTGGTCGAAAAACTTCATTTTATCTATCCGGTAAAACTGGAAGATGATATCCGAAACTATCTTACAGAAATACAATCAATGCCTTAA
- a CDS encoding GMC family oxidoreductase N-terminal domain-containing protein: protein MDRKNFIRTSALAISGFYFLQSELFQAAERKNSQIKENTDVPIVIIGSGYGGAVSALRLCEAGKKVVMLEMGLNWEKAGIPFSNLLKPGKSSAWLKKKSIAPFMNIFSLTPFTGILDRLDFDHINIWVGRGVGGGSLVNGGMAVTPKESYFKEVFPDLDTEKFYSHYFPLVREELKVNVIDEQFLKDCPYYKFTRVGEEEAHKAGFKTMRVPNVYDFKYMEKEFRNEVPRSALNTEVIYGNNYGKNSLDKTYLRKALETGNLEILDLHRVQTIKLNDDKSYTLNVQQIDTSGILVADKVFNCKKLILSAGTMGTLQLLLQSNAENNFPVHEKIGKKWGNNGNFMTGRNWVKPLSGGTGAKQSTIPVGGIDNWEDPEHPFFTEIAPLPMGMDVATALYLLINRVDKKGEVAYNKASQSLTLNWDESNTVKMRENAQYFIRKMNKANGGTRSHLLFNNGFGADICYHPLGGCVLGEATNEFGKLKDHENLYVLDGSLIPGTIGVNPFVTITAIAEYCIENLIKQNEFV, encoded by the coding sequence ATGGACAGAAAAAATTTCATCAGGACCAGTGCATTGGCCATATCAGGTTTCTACTTTCTTCAATCTGAATTATTCCAGGCTGCGGAAAGAAAAAACAGCCAGATAAAAGAAAATACAGATGTTCCTATTGTAATTATTGGCAGCGGGTACGGAGGAGCTGTATCTGCATTACGTCTTTGTGAAGCTGGGAAAAAAGTAGTGATGCTTGAAATGGGTCTTAACTGGGAAAAAGCAGGAATCCCATTTTCCAATCTGCTGAAACCGGGAAAAAGTTCGGCATGGCTGAAAAAGAAAAGCATTGCACCTTTCATGAATATTTTTTCTTTGACTCCTTTTACCGGGATATTAGACCGTCTGGATTTTGATCATATCAATATCTGGGTAGGAAGAGGTGTTGGCGGAGGTTCTCTTGTGAACGGAGGAATGGCTGTTACTCCCAAAGAAAGTTATTTCAAAGAAGTTTTTCCTGATCTTGATACTGAAAAGTTTTACAGTCATTACTTTCCTTTGGTACGGGAAGAACTCAAAGTAAATGTGATTGACGAGCAGTTTCTGAAAGACTGTCCTTATTATAAATTCACGCGGGTAGGTGAAGAAGAGGCCCATAAAGCTGGTTTTAAAACTATGAGAGTTCCAAATGTGTATGATTTTAAGTATATGGAAAAAGAATTCCGGAATGAGGTGCCCCGTTCTGCTCTTAATACCGAGGTTATCTATGGCAACAATTATGGAAAAAACAGTTTGGATAAAACCTATCTCAGAAAAGCACTGGAAACCGGAAACTTAGAAATCCTTGACCTCCATCGTGTCCAAACAATAAAACTCAATGATGATAAAAGCTATACATTAAATGTCCAACAGATTGATACTTCGGGAATTTTGGTTGCTGACAAAGTTTTTAACTGTAAAAAGTTGATTCTTTCTGCAGGAACAATGGGAACTTTACAGCTTCTGTTACAATCTAATGCAGAAAACAATTTTCCTGTTCATGAAAAGATCGGGAAAAAATGGGGGAACAACGGAAATTTTATGACCGGAAGAAACTGGGTAAAACCTTTATCAGGAGGTACAGGAGCCAAGCAGTCTACTATTCCGGTAGGTGGAATTGACAACTGGGAGGATCCGGAACATCCGTTTTTCACAGAAATTGCCCCTTTACCAATGGGAATGGACGTTGCTACCGCTTTATATCTGCTGATCAACAGAGTTGATAAAAAAGGGGAAGTTGCTTACAATAAAGCCAGCCAATCCCTGACTTTGAACTGGGACGAAAGCAACACTGTTAAAATGAGAGAAAATGCTCAATATTTTATCCGGAAAATGAATAAGGCTAATGGCGGAACCAGAAGTCATTTGCTTTTCAATAATGGTTTTGGGGCTGATATCTGCTATCATCCGCTTGGAGGATGTGTTTTGGGTGAAGCTACCAATGAATTTGGAAAGCTAAAAGATCATGAAAACCTATATGTTCTGGACGGATCGCTGATTCCCGGAACTATTGGTGTTAATCCCTTTGTAACCATTACAGCCATTGCTGAATACTGTATTGAAAATCTCATCAAACAGAATGAATTTGTCTGA
- a CDS encoding DUF1684 domain-containing protein: MKKYIVLFLLLPLWAFSQKTVSKEEKDVQKFQKELNAEYLNPKETPLRGDNFKNFKGHPFFPFDAKYRVKAKFVKSKDTKPFELPTSSGKTKTYQEYGKATFMLDDKPYTVTLYQSLALIKQDKFKDYLFLPFRDATNEKETYGGGKYMDLKIPKGNTIVLDFNQSYHPFCAYNAYDYNCPIVPEENKLPVEIRAGVMYEDIYHH, encoded by the coding sequence ATGAAAAAATATATAGTACTCTTTTTACTCCTTCCATTATGGGCTTTTTCTCAGAAAACAGTTTCAAAGGAAGAGAAAGATGTTCAGAAATTTCAGAAAGAACTTAATGCTGAATATCTCAATCCAAAAGAGACTCCATTAAGGGGAGATAACTTTAAAAACTTTAAAGGACACCCTTTCTTTCCTTTTGATGCCAAATACAGAGTAAAGGCAAAATTTGTTAAATCAAAAGATACAAAACCCTTTGAACTTCCCACTTCTTCAGGAAAAACAAAGACGTATCAGGAGTATGGGAAAGCCACTTTTATGCTGGATGATAAACCCTATACGGTTACTTTGTATCAAAGCCTGGCTTTGATTAAGCAAGATAAATTTAAAGACTATCTTTTTCTTCCATTCCGCGATGCTACCAATGAAAAGGAAACTTATGGAGGAGGAAAATATATGGATCTGAAAATTCCGAAAGGAAATACCATCGTGCTTGATTTTAATCAGTCCTATCATCCTTTTTGCGCTTATAATGCTTACGATTACAATTGCCCTATTGTCCCCGAGGAAAATAAACTTCCTGTGGAAATCCGGGCAGGAGTAATGTATGAAGATATCTATCATCACTAA